One window from the genome of Armatimonadota bacterium encodes:
- the ndk gene encoding nucleoside-diphosphate kinase produces the protein METTLVLIKPGGVARNLNGEIIRRIELRGLKITGLKLMNAPRATVEEHYAEHKERPFFNDVVNYLCSGPVVALAVAGPNATKAIRMMMGATTPVEAEPGTVRGDMALTIEDNLVHSSSDPEAAARELSLWFPEGLVG, from the coding sequence CGCAACCTGAATGGCGAGATCATCCGCCGCATCGAGTTGCGCGGGCTCAAAATCACCGGGCTCAAGCTGATGAACGCCCCCCGCGCCACCGTGGAAGAGCATTACGCTGAGCACAAAGAGCGTCCGTTTTTCAACGACGTCGTCAACTACCTGTGCAGCGGCCCGGTCGTGGCGCTGGCCGTGGCCGGCCCCAATGCCACCAAAGCCATTCGCATGATGATGGGTGCCACCACCCCAGTGGAAGCCGAACCCGGCACGGTTCGCGGCGACATGGCCCTGACGATTGAAGATAATTTGGTCCACTCATCCAGCGATCCTGAGGCCGCCGCCCGCGAGCTCAGCCTCTGGTTCCCGGAAGGTTTGGTCGGCTGA
- a CDS encoding carbohydrate ABC transporter permease, with translation MTAELLFALLTLALWTGVFLFCRGIFAAVRMALAGPGHDRAGAIRTIMLSAGIGGLLLLVGGLAPKELGRAAPGPYVPVIWLYSPIPGWVAVLGAGMVAASLIKASAALTAAEKQAAIKASAGWLATSVFGIWWLHAMDGRFSLLRGGIPLHWPLVAGLFALLVAAMAAMVWAERTLSARGIAKKFVVQATLMAGAAVFSLPFIWLLTTSFKEERDLANTDGIVWVPQVQDTHPFHDPEMPLFKTTYNGRDVQVKKDSEQAGGKWLVEVERPYGIRGRRFETSRSQLKEIPRDQPVWSLKSEGGLATAFTVRDQEDGSRLVEFLTPPEKKGQRLTASPEELEPVRHPGLKIQNYSDALEWMPLETNFGLAYLTNTLWLAGMSVLGTVLSCSIVAYGFARLRFPGRDQLFFLMLMTMMLPGAVTMLPQFLIFTRLGWMDSLLPLWVPTFFAGAFNVFLLKQFFGTIPMELEEAARIDGCGYWRTYWQIMLPLVKPALAVIAIWTFMGAWNNFMGPLIYVNSPAKMPISYAMGLFASDRGTDQALMMAFATMSTVPVILLFFFAQKYFIEGVQLSGMGGR, from the coding sequence ATGACGGCTGAGTTGCTGTTTGCCCTGCTCACCTTGGCCCTATGGACAGGGGTGTTCTTATTCTGCCGGGGGATTTTTGCCGCGGTTCGCATGGCTTTGGCCGGCCCGGGGCACGACCGGGCGGGAGCCATCAGGACGATCATGCTCTCGGCCGGGATCGGCGGACTGCTGCTTCTGGTGGGAGGCCTTGCGCCAAAAGAACTGGGGCGAGCGGCGCCCGGGCCCTATGTTCCGGTCATCTGGCTTTATTCCCCCATTCCTGGGTGGGTGGCGGTGTTGGGAGCCGGCATGGTTGCTGCGAGCCTGATCAAGGCCTCGGCAGCCCTCACGGCCGCCGAGAAGCAAGCGGCCATCAAGGCGTCGGCAGGGTGGTTGGCCACTTCGGTTTTCGGGATTTGGTGGCTGCACGCAATGGATGGGCGGTTCTCTCTATTGAGGGGGGGCATACCCCTGCATTGGCCGCTGGTAGCCGGCCTCTTCGCCCTTTTGGTGGCGGCGATGGCGGCCATGGTGTGGGCCGAACGCACGCTGAGTGCCCGAGGGATTGCCAAGAAGTTTGTGGTGCAGGCAACCCTGATGGCAGGGGCGGCCGTCTTCAGCCTTCCGTTCATCTGGCTGCTGACCACTTCGTTCAAAGAAGAGCGCGACCTCGCCAATACCGACGGGATCGTCTGGGTGCCCCAAGTGCAAGACACCCATCCGTTCCACGACCCTGAAATGCCCCTGTTCAAAACAACCTACAACGGAAGGGATGTGCAGGTCAAAAAGGACTCCGAACAGGCAGGCGGCAAGTGGCTGGTGGAGGTCGAACGCCCCTATGGGATTAGGGGGAGGAGGTTTGAAACGTCCAGGTCACAGCTCAAAGAGATCCCGCGGGATCAACCGGTGTGGTCGCTAAAAAGCGAGGGCGGCCTGGCGACCGCCTTCACCGTGAGAGACCAAGAAGACGGCTCCCGGCTGGTCGAGTTCCTGACCCCTCCGGAAAAGAAAGGCCAACGCCTGACCGCATCCCCCGAAGAACTGGAGCCGGTGCGTCACCCCGGACTCAAAATTCAAAACTATTCCGATGCCCTGGAATGGATGCCCCTAGAAACTAATTTCGGCCTCGCCTACCTGACCAACACGCTCTGGCTGGCCGGGATGAGTGTTTTGGGCACGGTGCTTTCCTGCTCCATCGTGGCTTATGGGTTTGCGCGGCTCCGGTTCCCGGGGCGGGACCAGCTGTTCTTTTTGATGCTGATGACCATGATGTTGCCCGGCGCGGTGACGATGCTGCCCCAGTTCCTGATCTTCACCCGACTGGGATGGATGGATTCGCTGTTGCCGCTTTGGGTGCCGACCTTTTTTGCCGGGGCATTCAACGTGTTCCTACTCAAACAGTTTTTTGGCACCATCCCCATGGAGCTTGAAGAAGCGGCCAGGATCGACGGATGCGGCTATTGGCGCACCTATTGGCAGATCATGTTGCCTTTGGTCAAGCCAGCTTTGGCAGTCATCGCGATTTGGACGTTCATGGGGGCGTGGAACAACTTTATGGGCCCCCTGATTTATGTCAACTCGCCCGCCAAAATGCCGATCAGCTATGCGATGGGGCTCTTTGCCAGCGACCGGGGAACCGACCAGGCGCTGATGATGGCCTTCGCCACCATGTCTACCGTGCCGGTGATCTTGCTCTTCTTCTTCGCCCAAAAGTACTTTATCGAAGGCGTCCAGCTCAGCGGGATGGGGGGCCGGTGA